In Chromatiaceae bacterium, a single genomic region encodes these proteins:
- a CDS encoding inositol monophosphatase, whose protein sequence is MNPSTTIAVRAARQAGSVIMRSFSRLDTLTVSEKQANDYVSEIDRNAEQAIIETIRKAYPAHAILAEESGQHGKDEFEWVIDPLDGTTNYLHGFPQFAVSIALLHRGRLESGVVYDPLRDEMFTAVRGGGALLNDRRLRVTEQKGLKGALVGTGIPFRDQRYMDAYLGMLKDFARETAGVRRPGSAALDFAYVAAGRLDGFWELGLSKWDFAAGALLVQEAGGVVSDIRGGSQHLDSGNVVTAGVRLHRAMVDVIRPHLPDELRA, encoded by the coding sequence ATGAATCCCAGCACCACCATCGCGGTACGCGCAGCCCGCCAGGCGGGCAGCGTCATCATGCGTTCGTTCAGCCGACTCGACACCCTGACGGTGTCCGAGAAGCAGGCCAACGACTACGTCAGCGAGATCGACCGCAACGCCGAGCAGGCGATCATCGAGACCATTCGCAAGGCGTACCCGGCGCACGCGATCCTCGCCGAGGAAAGCGGCCAGCATGGCAAGGACGAATTCGAATGGGTGATAGATCCACTCGACGGGACGACCAACTACCTGCACGGCTTCCCCCAGTTCGCGGTCTCGATCGCGCTGCTGCATCGTGGCCGGCTGGAGAGCGGCGTGGTCTACGATCCGCTGCGCGACGAGATGTTCACCGCGGTGCGCGGCGGCGGCGCGCTGTTGAATGACCGGCGCCTGCGGGTCACCGAGCAGAAGGGTCTGAAAGGCGCACTGGTCGGCACCGGCATACCTTTTCGCGACCAGCGCTACATGGACGCCTATCTCGGTATGCTGAAAGATTTCGCCCGCGAGACGGCCGGCGTCCGGCGACCGGGCTCGGCGGCGCTGGATTTCGCCTACGTCGCTGCCGGCCGACTCGATGGCTTCTGGGAACTCGGCCTGTCGAAATGGGACTTCGCGGCCGGCGCGCTGCTGGTACAGGAGGCTGGTGGCGTGGTCAGCGACATCCGCGGCGGCAGCCAGCATCTCGACAGCGGAAACGTGGTCACCGCCGGGGTGCGCCTGCACCGCGCGATGGTCGATGTGATCCGCCCGCACCTCCCGGACGAGTTGCGCGCCTAA
- a CDS encoding RNA methyltransferase, with the protein MKSGIRIVMVATSHPGNIGAAARAMKNMCLSELVLVQPKDFPSDAAFARASGADDLLRAAVVTGSLAEAVADCRTVIGASARLRSVRWPQLAPREAAALAVAESRSAPVALVFGRESAGLSNQELDLCTHLVQIPTNPAYSSLNVAMAVQVISYEVMLASQAAERRPDEAAGEVASIAEMEGLFAHLEQALADIGFIDERRSEKLLRRLRRLFHRAAPESDEVNILRGILSAAQGRKSMRRGAGG; encoded by the coding sequence ATGAAATCCGGCATCCGTATCGTCATGGTGGCCACCTCGCACCCGGGCAACATTGGCGCTGCCGCCCGCGCGATGAAAAACATGTGTCTATCGGAGCTCGTGCTGGTGCAGCCCAAGGACTTTCCGAGCGACGCGGCGTTTGCACGCGCCTCCGGGGCCGACGATCTGCTGCGGGCGGCAGTCGTGACCGGAAGCCTGGCCGAGGCGGTTGCCGACTGCCGGACTGTGATCGGCGCGAGCGCGCGGCTGCGCAGCGTTCGGTGGCCGCAGCTGGCGCCACGCGAGGCGGCTGCACTGGCGGTTGCAGAATCGCGCAGCGCTCCCGTCGCGCTGGTGTTCGGACGTGAGAGCGCCGGGCTGAGCAATCAGGAGCTCGACCTGTGTACCCACCTGGTACAGATCCCGACCAACCCGGCGTACAGCTCGCTGAACGTCGCGATGGCGGTACAGGTGATCAGTTACGAGGTCATGCTGGCGTCGCAGGCCGCTGAGCGGCGTCCGGACGAGGCGGCCGGCGAGGTCGCGAGCATCGCCGAGATGGAAGGATTGTTCGCCCACCTCGAACAGGCGCTGGCAGATATCGGGTTCATCGACGAACGCCGCTCGGAAAAGCTGTTGCGGCGGCTGCGCCGGCTGTTCCACCGCGCTGCGCCGGAGAGCGATGAGGTCAATATCCTGCGTGGCATCCTGAGTGCGGCGCAGGGCCGAAAGTCGATGCGACGCGGCGCCGGCGGCTGA
- the cysE gene encoding serine O-acetyltransferase: MFERLREDVRVVFDRDPAARSTLEILTAYPGLHAVMMHRFAHWLWLADAKWLARMVSHLGRWLTGIEIHPGALIGRRFFIDHGMGVVIGETAVIGDDCTLYHGVTLGGTSWKKGKRHPTLADDVVVGAGAKVLGPIEIGSGARIGSNAVVLRDVPPNSTVVGVPGRLIERKESSVDTEHRERIASKMGFDAYGATADAPDPVAHAINCMLDHVHVMETRMQRMCEALREMGFESGDEPLPELDSCEIISTAEELRKMQLEEVGKEG, translated from the coding sequence ATGTTCGAGAGACTCCGGGAAGACGTGCGTGTGGTATTCGACCGCGACCCGGCGGCGCGCAGCACGCTGGAGATCCTGACCGCCTATCCGGGATTGCACGCGGTGATGATGCACCGCTTCGCGCACTGGCTGTGGCTGGCGGACGCCAAGTGGCTGGCGCGCATGGTGTCGCATCTCGGGCGTTGGCTGACCGGCATCGAGATTCACCCCGGTGCATTGATCGGGCGGCGCTTCTTCATCGACCATGGCATGGGCGTGGTGATCGGCGAGACCGCGGTGATCGGTGATGACTGCACCCTGTATCACGGCGTCACCCTTGGCGGGACCAGTTGGAAGAAGGGCAAACGCCATCCGACGCTGGCGGACGATGTCGTTGTGGGCGCGGGGGCCAAGGTGCTGGGTCCGATCGAGATCGGTAGCGGGGCACGCATCGGTTCCAACGCGGTGGTATTGCGCGACGTGCCGCCGAACAGCACCGTGGTAGGAGTCCCCGGTCGCCTGATCGAACGCAAGGAATCGTCGGTAGACACAGAGCATCGCGAGCGCATCGCGAGCAAGATGGGGTTCGATGCCTACGGTGCGACCGCCGATGCCCCGGACCCGGTCGCGCATGCGATCAATTGCATGCTCGATCACGTGCATGTGATGGAGACCCGGATGCAGCGTATGTGCGAGGCGCTGCGCGAGATGGGATTCGAGTCGGGCGACGAACCGTTGCCCGAACTGGATTCCTGCGAGATCATCTCCACGGCCGAGGAGTTGCGCAAGATGCAGCTCGAAGAGGTCGGCAAAGAGGGGTGA
- the iscR gene encoding Fe-S cluster assembly transcriptional regulator IscR, translating into MRLTTKGRYAVTAMLDLAIHHGGGPITLSDIAQRQGISLSYLEQLFARLRKRNLVSSVRGPGGGYTLGRDAGAIFVAQVIAAVDENVDTTRCGGAHNCHDNQRCLTHDLWHDLSNRIYDYLNQISLQDLMNRRGVQEVAERQENGKDGGSVSLRQLKVESAGA; encoded by the coding sequence GTGAGGTTGACGACCAAAGGCCGTTACGCGGTCACCGCGATGCTCGATCTGGCGATTCATCACGGCGGTGGGCCGATCACACTGTCTGACATCGCCCAGCGCCAGGGAATCTCGCTCTCGTATCTCGAACAGCTGTTTGCCCGGTTGCGCAAGCGTAACCTGGTTTCCAGCGTGCGCGGTCCCGGGGGCGGGTACACGCTCGGCCGCGACGCCGGCGCGATCTTCGTTGCCCAGGTCATCGCGGCGGTCGACGAAAATGTCGACACCACGCGCTGCGGCGGGGCACACAATTGCCACGACAACCAACGCTGCCTGACGCACGACCTGTGGCACGATCTGAGCAACCGGATCTATGACTATCTGAATCAGATCAGTCTGCAGGACCTGATGAACCGGCGTGGCGTACAGGAGGTCGCGGAGCGCCAGGAGAATGGCAAGGACGGGGGTTCCGTGAGCCTGCGACAACTGAAAGTGGAATCGGCCGGCGCCTGA